Within Saccharomycodes ludwigii strain NBRC 1722 chromosome IV, whole genome shotgun sequence, the genomic segment TATACACAATGCACAACATGTCtaatatacaaaatataatagaaatagaaaaataaaatatatttatcaaaaatttgattttcaGTGTAAAACCGTTCTTTTACATTAACATTAAAGGATCTATGGTATATAATCCAATTTACCAGATTTGTAATCAATAATGACTCGATTGCCATTTTGACTGTTAGCTTTACCAACTAAGGTTGGTAATTCTGtttgaataaatatttcCAGCTGATTATCATTCGCACGTTTATAGAATTCTTGCAATAACTTTGAACCATCAATGTTCAATTTTTCAGCTGACGTGTTTTGTAAACATGCTACAACACAATCTGTGCTGTATCCCTTAAAGGTGTTGGTTGATAAAGGTAAAGGAATGTGATGATATAATTCAtcttcaaaatatttatttaaagtttcATTTATGATCCTTAAATTTTCATCATTGTGGTCAGTAGTATGTTTTAGGTACTTTGAAAAGCATTCGATCCAAACAAAGTCGACCATAAACTTGAAACTTTCGTGGGTAAACTGGTTATGACTTTCCGACAACAACTTTAAAGcaatatatgtattattggtaatatatttatcgCCAACCatactgataataaatacCAATTGGCCTGGAGTcaatattttacaattatCGGTGCCTTGtttgttctttttgaaatttgcATTGTCTacaaatgttttattatcaaagcTTTCAATTAATTCTTTGTAAATTTCATTAAAAGCCTTTTCAAATTCATTAGAAGTATTGATATTCTTTAAATTATCTTGGAAACTTtcagataataataatttgtttacAACATCTTGTGTCTCAATGATTTTTAACTGGGTCTCAATATCGTTTAAAAATATGCATTTCTTTTCCTGGGTCTGAGTAGCTTCAGTATCTTcatttaaagaaatatcCAAAAGTAATGATAATTTGGCCACACtcaaatcaaaatttttaactCTTAAAGTTTGACCACTAGCGATATTTCTAACATCGCCGTTACCATTGGATTTATTCTCGTTGGTTGTATTGGCCACGGTAAACAAAATCTCACTAGCATCTTTGTATTTAGCAGATAAGATTTTTTCGATCCAAGTAACATCTCCATACTCTTCCTTGTTATCCTCTAAAAATAGTGCTAGTAAATCTGTATAATTAGGCTTTAAGTTAAAAATgtgaaataatttttccaaattgcCCTTATTTATCAGAAACTTACAAATTTCAATAGTTAAATGGTAACCATATTTGTCCAAATAGTATTCATAATAAGATGTTGGTATTTCATCTTctaaataatcaaaaacaaaaattaaacctTGTAAGTCATGGTAGAAATCTAACATTGAAATGCATTCATCTTTAAAACCAAGTTCAATTAGCTTTAAAACCCATTTCAAATGGTTATCTGAAAAAACCTGACacactttattttttccgttgttatctttattaaataattcataTTGAGCACACTggtaatataaaattttgattAAAACTAGTATGTCCCTTTTTTCATCTTGCAATTTAGCTATGGATAGAACGTTTAGTAAATCATTGATGTTGGATATTAGTTTAACATCAGTGAACCATGGAGCCTCTCCAAACTGTGAGGTTGGTACATAGGAGGAATCTAACCCAAAAATTTGATATCTGTACTTTAGTTCagaattttcaaaaacgGCGTCATTGATGGATTCAATTATTTGATGTAAAATTTCCTTTTGTAAAATCAAATTGGATGGGCTGCAAGCAATTTTAACGTTAAATTCGTGAATTGTGCCAGAAAATCTGTCCAAAAATTCGTCCAAGGGGTTATTTACGCCTTCAATTATCTGATACAAAATTTCATCTTGATCATAATAGTTGGTTGAATTGGTAACTACTAGAGATGATAGTGACgatgataaaaatttgtAGCAGCAAGCCATAATTTCgtatttgtttaataagGCTAGTTTCAAAGCATCCTCGACGACAGCACCAAAGTTTGTTTGCATATAGTTTAATAATTTCTCAAAGTATTCTAATCTTATTTTCAAGTGTTGAGTGTAAACAGCAATATTGGATCTTTTATCAAATTCTGAATCTGTACGACTTACTGGATGTATTGGTGGAATGTAAGGTGACTTGCTTGTCCATATTTCCTCAGcaacaacttttaaatcGTTTTCAATATCAGTTTTATTGATTTCTATGTTTGAAGGTATATTGAATTCGACTGGGTTACCATCATCTTTACAAGTTGTCATACGATGGAAATAAATATCTTGGTCAATGTGTGATTTAATGAATGTTTCTACGTTGCAAGGGGGCTCTCGAGGAAATGGTTGTAAGTcaagttttaaaacttgATCAATCCCAGAgtttataaacaaaactGAAGAATCGTGATTTCCAACATAACTTAAATTCATAGTTCCATTTTTGAAACTGATAATATCTTcccattttcttttaaatggATAATTAAAATCTAATTGAGAGTCAACTTGGAGTAAAACTATAGCATCATCtaataaaacatatatgGATATGTACGGGTCAGGATTTCCACCTCTTTCCATGTTAAAACTTACTTTAGCAACATGCAATTTAGTAGTGAATGAATTAGTGAAGTAAGTATTCAACCTATAGgttgaaaaaatatcaaaggAATTGGATTCTTcgccaataataattgtactcaaaatataattgaaCTTAGATTTATCGTAAACATCTGCTTGTATACGTGAAAGAATAACATATGCACATTTGTTGTCATTGTTAGCTAATTTGTGGCAATCCAAAAATTCCAAAGTATTTAGTGTGTAGGGATAAATTTCCTTTAGATATTCGATTAAAGGAGAATAAATGTTCAaactaaaatttttaatacttttcATATTGGATTGAATTTTccaattaattaattcacCATTTGAAGATAAACTTGTTACCAATTTCTGGCCTTTTAAAATGGATTcttcaacaaaaatagaaGAAATCTGAGTCACCAGAGCCTGTGATGGTAAAATTTTGTTCAACCAAGAAGTATTAATTAAGTATTcttttaaagataataagGGTTTCCCataaaaatcttttaatcCAACCAAAATCAACTTACCCAAAGATGTGGATACCAATACACCACAAGGTTCTATGTTAACTATATTTGTAACGTATTCGGAGTTGCTATTGTTAccatgatatttttttttcaatttcaaatctaatttttgaacaaaatttattttagcgttattattatctaaatCAACTGCAGAAGATGATAGCAACTCATCAAAGTAGTATAGTATCCCGGTATGTTTATTAACAACACACAATCCAGGCTGTTCTTTGTCTTCCATTGAAGTGGGCCATGTGAAAATGACCATCAAGGAATTCAAAGTGGTGGTGATTCCATTACCGtacttttcttcttctttttcttcttcttcttcttcttcctgtAAGAAAGGTACGGAAGTAATTGATGTATTTTTATGTAAACTCCTGTAATTCCAAAAGTGTAGcataaatttattgttaGCAGTTTGTGTAATTGCAATACCATAATCTGTATTGTCAtctaataaaacaattttatctTGTTTATAATGACCATCAGctaaaaatttcaaaatggGTGGCAAAGTGACAAGCTTATatctattattttcagttAAAATACGATCATTATCggaatgattatttttaaagtttgaAATTTCTTGCGGTAAATCTTGTAAGCTATCATCCAATGAAGTATTAATATCTTGCTGTTGGGATGGTGCTAGCAATGTTTGACTGGTGGAATTATAAGAGGGTATAgaaattttgttattattttcattttccaaTAGCTCCTTTCTTGGTTTAAACATAATTGGcattttgttatttgttCTTGTTTTCGTTATTTTAgtgttttatatttcttgtgttttttttttttttccttttttttttttttttagtgtttgttgattttttttttttttctttttttttttctttttcatttctttttcatttctttttctaatttaatGTCCTTCGGTATTTAGGATACTTCAGGTAACCGGACAGCACCAATTTTTGAACTATGCacaacttttaatattttaatcgtttctttttcatttttgtttatttttgaaatagaaaaaaagaacagcAAATGACATCAAATTAatatctgttttttttgttttcttcctttcttttctttccatttttgttattattactatttttactttttatttttttttttttcagatttattatttattgatgTGATATGTTATAATATAACTAGTAGTAGCTCAATCTAAAGACATAAAcccaagaaaaaaaggaaaaaaataaaataaaaatcgggataataatgattagAACAATTAACCCTAAGAATGCTAGAGCTAAAAGAGCTTTGGACAAAAAAGACTCCAAATTGGTCGAAAATGTTAAAAGAGCTCTATTTATCCCAGGTCAAACTAGCAACAAATTATTACATGATGTTCTAGTTGATTTAagtaatttgaaaaaaccTGATATTAAGAGGTTCACCAAAAAGAATCAAATTCTACCATTTGAAGATTCCTCAACTTTGGAATTTTTCAGTGAGAAAAATGATTGTTCCTTACTGGTTTTGAGCACTAACTCTAAGAAAAGACCAAATAACTTAACATTTGTTAGGACTTTTGGTTATAAGATATATGATATGATTGAATTGCAATTAGtcaataattataaattattagaagattttaaaaaagctACATTTAATATTGGTTTAAAACCAATGTTCTCCTTCCAAGGTGCTTGTTTCGATGTTCATCCGGTTTATAAACATATTAAATCTTtgtttttggatttttaCAGAGGTGAAGTCACTGACTTACAGGATGTTGCTGGTTTGCAACACGTTATTTCCATATCTGTCGAACATGATTTTGATGAAACTGTTAATTCTGAATTGCCAAACATTCTATTCCGTGTTTACAAACTCAAAACCTATAAGAGTGAGGTTGGAGGCCGCAAATTACCACGTGTGGAATTAGAAGAAGTCGGGCCAAGGTTTGACTTTAAAATTGGTAGAATACACACTCCATCCCAAGATTTGGTTAAAGAAGCTCataaaaaaccaaaacaaCCTGCTGGTCATAATGCCACTTTAGATTTAGGAAAGAATATTGAATTGGATGTCATGGGCGATAAAGTTGGTAGAATCCATATGGGTAAGCAAGACTTGAACAAATTacaaacaagaaaaatgaaaggtCTTAAGTCTAGATTTGACCAAAATGAGAGCGAAGAAGATATGGAAGATTATTTGAATGAAGATGAACGTGATTTGATTGAGGAGGAAAATTTCGTAACCGCTGAGGATATACAAGATGAGGGTCCAATgctaaagaaaataaaaaaataaggatAATTAACTTAtacttttatataaataaaaaaaaaaaaaaagtaaataaattaaaatgtatattattactattattaaatttttttttttccccctaaAGTCGAGGCCTTGATTAAACATAGTTAACTTGCCTAATATGTGTATTGTATTACTTAAATAGTAGTTTAAGATAGAACTTAAgaataaatcaataaataataataataataacataatGCCTAGAAACAATGAGATTGccttttataatatttgttgctttaatttttctctGTTTTCCACTAATCTTAACATATTTCTTAACAGCATACAAATTGTAACTTTCCCCGTACTTGGAACGTACAAGGAagctttttctttaacatcgtcattcaaatttttatggaaagaaaaatttatgACAACAGCACCTTCCTTGATATATTCGGTAGGAAACTTGTAATTAGGACTTGGAACACCAGTAATTATGACATCAGCATCTTTGCACACTTTTTCTAGTAAAACAGGTTCATTATCACCCAAATCTTGCACTTGATGCTTACTAAATTTTAAACCTTCACCTCTAgtaaatttttgaatattatcaatatcaaCACTATATACAGTAGCACCATCATTAGCTAGTAATGCAGCTAAAGGTCTCCCCACAATTTCAGATCTATTTATAACAGCAACTTTTTTGCCATATAATCTGTTGCCCTCTGGTAATAAAACGTTGTAGACCTTTAAAAATTCCAAGATTTTAACTAAAGCCAAAGGGGTACAAGGCAAAATACTTTTCaaagttttgttttcatcTAAATATCTAATATTATGGTACAtgttttgataataaacatGATTTAAGCCTTCGACGTCCTTTTCCATACTAACAACTTGCTGTAAGTATTGATCTTGGGCATTACCAAAAACTGGGAAATAGACCATTATACCATCAACGGCATCATCTCTATTAGCTTCGATGATAGATTCTTCcaaaaaatctttatttGCGATTCTTCTTAATTCATAGTTGAAACCCATTGATTTGCAAGTTTTTTCAGTCCATTTAGCATAAGATTCTGCAGCTGGATCGTCGTTAGCCAAAAATCCGACTAATAAAGGTGCAGCATgattttctcttctttgAATAATCtctttaactttttcttcgATTTCTTGATTATAACATTTAGCAATAGTGGATGCTAAAATGGTACGACCTGCAACTGTAGATGACATTTtactattttgttttgtttggtttggttttgttttgttcgATTTGGTTTTCTCAGTTAAGTGGAACGtgtaaagaaatatattatgGTTTGTGaccttatatatatatatttgtatatttgTTTAGTTAATTATTACAACACGAttgtctttatttttaattaaaattatttaaaattaaattaattaaaattgaattaaattaaattaaattaaattaaattaaattaaattaaattaaattaaactttttatttttattttaaacaagGTTGACTTATTTTCTTAGGATTAGAAATGGTCCATAAGCTTTAAGAAAAAGTGCGGTTTGATTTCAAAATAAGTACAATCAGCTTGCTGACTAGCAAAAATAGTATTTTGTATGTGTTTTTCTGTCTCatcactaaaaaaaaaaaaatgtatatgtacaatatataaatatattagcAATCAGAGTCAAAacaggaaaagaaaagaaaaaaaaaaaaaaagaaaaatagaaGTCAATAAATTCTAGTTTGTATTCGGACTTTCGGACTATCCCCTTTTTTGTTGCCATTCGTTTATAAGAAATGTTTATGTAAATCATTATCTTgctttgttgttatttttagtttgtttccttttcctaCTTTTCTTGCCTTTGtttatacaaataataatatctttgttGCAAAGTTaatcaatcaaataatcAACAGCCACTCACAACATCAAGTATctgttttatatatttccacatttcttcttttttttttttttttttttttctgaaaaaaatgggACTAAAGAAATCATCCTCTAGTAGAGatataaaccaaaaaaCAAGTTCTCCATCCTTGTTTTCCTCCCTAATGAAATCATGGAGTCACTCGGGTCATAGCCCGACCAGATCTAATAGTAAAGCCTATTCAAGTAGTACcactgataataataatctagGTTATGCAAGTGACACAAGCAGTAATGATGGTACTGCAAATCAATTAACAAGAAAGAACTCTAGTcgtagtggtagtaactCCTTTACTAATGTTAATGATATCTATAGAATGACAAAACCTATAATGCCAACAAATCACCATCATAGCAATAATcatagtagtagtagtagtattttattaaacaataataacaccaatACTGGTAATATCAATAGCTCTACCATTAAAAAGTCGCATCATAAATTTAGCGATTCCAATGAGGATTGGAGTGCAGTTGTTGATGACTATAATATGCCACCTTCAATGGATTTTTTTACAGACTATTTATCGAAAAATTCTAATACTAATATGATGTTAGGGCCTTCTCCCGtcttatcaaaaaaaaacagtggacataataataataataataattacacCAGTGGCAGCAGTAgcagtagtaataatagtaacaataaaaattctgGTACAATTACATATCCAAAATTGACTGAGCATAACTACCACCTAGAACTAGAAAATGAAAGGGAGCTGCAAGAACTAAATTCTAAATTAACaagaattaataaatttgacCAAATTTTATCGTCCTCCTCTATCATAAACTTAGctgaattgaaaaaattgagtTGGAACGGAATTCCAATGGGTCACAGACCTTTAGTTTGGAAACTATTAATTGGTTACCTACCagccaataaaaaaagacatgAGATTTTAATACAGCGAAAACGTAAGGAATATAAAACAGGAATATATCATATATTTTCACCCCAGCATACAAGAGATCAACCCACATGGCATCAAATAGAAATTGATATACCAAGAACCAATCCGCATATAAAATTGTATCAGTTTCCAAGTGTTCAAAAAagtttacaaaaaattttatatttctgGGCGATAAGACATCCAGCAAGTGGGTATGTTCAAGGTATTAATGATTTGGTTACTCcgtttttccaaattttccTAACTTCCTATTTGCCAGAACACCAAAAGGCCAAAGTCTGCGATATCGATCCCGAAACATATTTGACCGAAGAAAATTTTGCTGAAGTTGAAGCAGATTCATTTTGGTGCTTGTCTAAGTTCTTAGACACCATTATTGATAATTACATTCATGGACAACCAGGTATTATGAAACAAGTCAGTAATTTGGAATCTTTGTGCAAGAGGATAGATGGCCAACTATATAAACatttgaaaaaggaaaacgTAGAATTTGTGCAATTTGCCTTTAGGTGGATGAATTGTTTATTAATGAGGGAAGTTCCCATAGATATTGTTATCAGAATGTGGGACACTTATTTGTCAGAAACTTCATCTGATGATAACGATGGTGGTGTAGATAGTGCTGGTGCACGCAAGGGAAGCGGGTCTTCaaatatgaaaatgatgatgaataacaataatacatTAAGCGACGGCACTGTTACTCCCAATGGTGTCGCTCAGAATGCCAATGATCTTATTAATATTCCAACACATGCAAATGAAAGtgttaacaataataataatactaataataacagtggtagtaataaaagaaagacATCATTAAGTGAATTTCACGTATTTGTTTGTGCTGCATTTTTGGAAACGTGGAGTAATTCACTATTAGATATGGATTTTCAAGgtataataacatttttacaAAACGTACCCACTGCTAACTGGGGGgaaaaagatattgaaatattattaagtGAAGCATACATGTGGCAGACCTTATATAAAGATGCCACTTCACATTGGTTATAGTTGTTATGAATGCAGTACTTTATCgtgtttctttttaatgcTCCCTTATTTTACTTTCAATAATCAACTATACAAAGAATAGACGTGTAAACTCACAATAACATATGCCATTTCGATTGAATTTTAAAtgttaaaatcaaaaatgaCAATGAATGTgaataacaaaatagaaATGGATATGCAATGGCTTTTTcctagaaaaaaaataaataaataaataaaactttccttttttttttttttttttttttcttttcttttttttttttcttttttttcttttttttctttttcttttttttctttttttcttcaaataacttcaaaatattcaagCTCTTCGTAAGTTAAATCATAATTCATACAAATCTTGCTAAATGATTTTTaaaccatttttaattcgGCGATAAAGGACATATGTtacgttattattaaacacttttataaaatatatatatatatatatatagtatcCACCACTCTCTAGGGTTATTATTCCAATTTAGCTGTTCTATTCCGTTTTGTTAGACCTCATTCACAAGGAAACAAAAGggaaagagaaaataaaaaaaagaaagaaaaaattgattaacattgattttaaaatcattaaaaactaGGTTCGTTAATACCTGGCAATTGAAGCAATATTGGCCccataaaattatttatattaacaATACCAGGCCAATTCATTTGATTACTTTAAAGAAAAggttaaaagatttaaaaaggaaaaagataGTTCGGCAACAACAGCATCAATCACAACAACAAtctgttaaaaaaaatcaaaagcCTTCCTATTGTAACTCACacgaaaatattattatgaataacAAGATTGGAAATCAAAGACAAAATAGTATGTTTGAAATAAGCACAATTACACACCCAACTTTAGACACCAAACatccattgttattattacgtTCAGAACATGGTGATCGCTATTTATTTGGTAAAGTTCCAGAGGGTTCACAAAGGGTTTTTTTAGAGCATAAGTTTAAAATGCAAAATGttaaaacaatttatttGACGGGTGAATTAGATTGGGCTAGTATTGGTGGATTGCCCGGTATGATTTTAACAGCCGCTGACCAAGGGAAAACAGATTTAAATATAGTATATCCCAATAAGATTAtgaattatattataagtACTTGGAGGTATTTTGTGTTTAGATTCggtataaaattaaatgtatTTACACGTGAAGAAGAGGTTGTTACAGAGTCATGCATAAAAGTTAAaccgaatattataaaattaagcCAAAGCCCTACTGATCAAATAAACAACGTATGTAATGATACTTTATCCAGAATAATCGGTAAAATGTTCCCAATAAAATCACCAACTGCAAAATATGATCCATCAGCAGatccaaatataaatgttgAACTACCCTTAAATTATAGAATTCCTAAAGAATCTGTTTCTTATGAAATTGAATTTGCTCCAGTTAGAGGTAAGTTCGATATTAATGAAGCTAGACGTTTAAATATTCCACCAGGACCATTATACAGTGCACTAACAAAGGGACAAAGTGTTACTTTGACAGATGGTACTATTATCAAGCCGGAACAAGTTGTGGGCAAATCTAGATCCTATCCGAAAATTTTAATCTTGGACATTCCCAATAATGAATAtcttattaaatttaaagagTATTATGAAAGTTATAAGGGAGCCGATGAACTGGCCTGTGTTTACTATTTTCTAGGTGAAGACTTGGAAATTAACCAAGAACTATGCTCATTTATGGAATTTTTTAACTCACCCAACACTAAACACATTGTTTCACATCCCAAAGTGTGTTCTAATAGTCTAGTCTTTGTAGGTTCTGCTCtatctattttaaaattgaaaatggtGAACAACGAAAACTATAACTTGCCCATTGAGGACCGTATTTATTCTAAAGATTTCTATGACACTTTTAACCATCGATTACCATTAAAAAACAGTACTTTAAGCCAAACTAATGAGATTTTACCTCTAAGCACAAGTTTAATTAAGGAAAACGTgcttgttttaaataagcAAGACTCTATTTTATTGGAGCCTTTTATTGAAGGTGAAGAACAGATTAAGTTAGCTGTTACTAAACaacataatttaaaattaaaaggtatatttaaaaacatgGTGGATTGCATCCTCCCAGAGGAACTAAAGGCTGATTTTGCTCcaaactttgaaaaaaatattgaaaatgaaatacTAAAACCGCATTTCAACACCAAAGAAACTGAAGGTCAGGTCGAAGTTGTTACATTTGGCACAGGTAGCTCATTACCTTCGAAATATAGAAATGTTATTTCTACCTTGGTTAAAATACCGTATAGCTTGAATGGTAAGTATCataatagaaatattattctAGATGCTGGTGAAAACACTTTGGGTTTCATACATAGACATTTTAGTAGTGCAAAAGTTGGTGAATTGTTTaaagatttgaaaatgatttatttaagtCATTTGCATGCAGATCATCATTTAGGTATCATCAGTATATTGCAAGAATGGTATAAGCATAACAAAGACGACAAAAATgctatattatatttaatttcacCATGGCAATACAACAAATTTGTTTCAGAGTGGTTAAGTTTACAGAATGCAGATTTGTTAACTAGAATACATTATATCAGCTGTGAACATTTGATTGATGGTAATTTTGTTAGAAAGGAAACAAAGCCGATACCATTTGTTCAGCTAGAATCATTTTTGGAAACTTTTAGGAAAGATTCAGCAGgtaatgatgaaaataataaatataaaaaaagaaaatttgaCCTCCTGGAAGGTTCTTCTTTTAGGGATATTGcaatgattaaaaaaatgtgtaAAGATTTGTCGATCAAAGAATTCAAAACTTGTAAAGCGAAACATTGTGAGTGGGCTTATTCAAATAGTATAACATTTTATACTAGCTCTGAAAACAATGCTACCTTTAAAGTTTCTTATTCTGGCGACACTAGACCTAATATTGAACATTTTAGCTCAAAAATTGGTTATAATTCAGATTTATTGATTCATGAAGCGACATTTGATGACACTATGCAAGAAGATgcttataaaaaaaggcatTCTACCTTTAGTGAAGTTGTCAGTGTTGCAAAAGCCATGAAGGCAAAGAAGTTGTTGTTTACACATTTTTCCCAAAGATATCCGCATTTCCctgatattaaaaatatgaatGATATGCCAGTGGCAGAATACTGTTTTGCTTTTGATGGCACCATTTTATCCTGGAAcaattttggaaaacaaATGGCTTCAATTCCAACCTTGAAAAAGCTATTTCCAATTAATGCTACAGAAGAAGAcgaagaaaatgaagaaaagaaagctGAACAAATTGTTCAAGATGATGAATGAtacctttttttccccctattttgtttttactaTGTATGTACAATATAGAAAAGTacttgtaaaaaaaaaaaaaaaaaaaaaaaaatgaatcaTATTAAATTTGGTATATGTGTATTACAAAGAGTTTTGGTAGAATGTTTCCCATATTTCTATAACTTCTTTTTGTGTTTCAATGGCGGATTCCAAATAAATTTCAATGCTGTTTCTAAATTCTTCAATCCTTGACTTGTCAAAATTTGACATTTCCTTTCTAATTAATTTTCCAACAGATTTCCAATGGGCCTGGGTTAGAGAATATCTTTTTTGCAAAAGAGATAATTCCTCTTGCTGTTTGGCAATTTTGTCTGGTTTAGATCTAGATAATGAATTTTTGGACTCGTTGATCAAATGTTcgaaaaaaaccaaaatgCTACCCAATTTATGTCTTTGGTTTAAAATTGCCCTGCAACTATAAACCACCCTTAAGTATTCTTCTAAGGTTGATGCAAGAATCAACTCCTCCATCTGTGAACTTCTACATAAGGAAGACTTAATTTGTAGTTGCACAtcagaaaaatttttaaaaacatttgttAATTTGCTTGTTACATTTAATTCAATCAACTGTTGCATCGATTTAGAAAATTCTTCTGTCACGTTAGCCAAGTCCTTCCTTTGTTCATTAA encodes:
- the GYP1 gene encoding GTPase-activating protein GYP1 (similar to Saccharomyces cerevisiae YOR070C | GYP1 | Gtpase-activating protein for YPt1p), encoding MKSWSHSGHSPTRSNSKAYSSSTTDNNNLGYASDTSSNDGTANQLTRKNSSRSGSNSFTNVNDIYRMTKPIMPTNHHHSNNHSSSSSILLNNNNTNTGNINSSTIKKSHHKFSDSNEDWSAVVDDYNMPPSMDFFTDYLSKNSNTNMMLGPSPVLSKKNSGHNNNNNNYTSGSSSSSNNSNNKNSGTITYPKLTEHNYHLELENERELQELNSKLTRINKFDQILSSSSIINLAELKKLSWNGIPMGHRPLVWKLLIGYLPANKKRHEILIQRKRKEYKTGIYHIFSPQHTRDQPTWHQIEIDIPRTNPHIKLYQFPSVQKSLQKILYFWAIRHPASGYVQGINDLVTPFFQIFLTSYLPEHQKAKVCDIDPETYLTEENFAEVEADSFWCLSKFLDTIIDNYIHGQPGIMKQVSNLESLCKRIDGQLYKHLKKENVEFVQFAFRWMNCLLMREVPIDIVIRMWDTYLSETSSDDNDGGVDSAGARKGSGSSNMKMMMNNNNTLSDGTVTPNGVAQNANDLINIPTHANESVNNNNNTNNNSGSNKRKTSLSEFHVFVCAAFLETWSNSLLDMDFQGIITFLQNVPTANWGEKDIEILLSEAYMWQTLYKDATSHWL
- the TRZ1 gene encoding tRNase Z (similar to Saccharomyces cerevisiae YKR079C | TRZ1 | tRNase Z), translated to MNNKIGNQRQNSMFEISTITHPTLDTKHPLLLLRSEHGDRYLFGKVPEGSQRVFLEHKFKMQNVKTIYLTGELDWASIGGLPGMILTAADQGKTDLNIVYPNKIMNYIISTWRYFVFRFGIKLNVFTREEEVVTESCIKVKPNIIKLSQSPTDQINNVCNDTLSRIIGKMFPIKSPTAKYDPSADPNINVELPLNYRIPKESVSYEIEFAPVRGKFDINEARRLNIPPGPLYSALTKGQSVTLTDGTIIKPEQVVGKSRSYPKILILDIPNNEYLIKFKEYYESYKGADELACVYYFLGEDLEINQELCSFMEFFNSPNTKHIVSHPKVCSNSLVFVGSALSILKLKMVNNENYNLPIEDRIYSKDFYDTFNHRLPLKNSTLSQTNEILPLSTSLIKENVLVLNKQDSILLEPFIEGEEQIKLAVTKQHNLKLKGIFKNMVDCILPEELKADFAPNFEKNIENEILKPHFNTKETEGQVEVVTFGTGSSLPSKYRNVISTLVKIPYSLNGKYHNRNIILDAGENTLGFIHRHFSSAKVGELFKDLKMIYLSHLHADHHLGIISILQEWYKHNKDDKNAILYLISPWQYNKFVSEWLSLQNADLLTRIHYISCEHLIDGNFVRKETKPIPFVQLESFLETFRKDSAGNDENNKYKKRKFDLLEGSSFRDIAMIKKMCKDLSIKEFKTCKAKHCEWAYSNSITFYTSSENNATFKVSYSGDTRPNIEHFSSKIGYNSDLLIHEATFDDTMQEDAYKKRHSTFSEVVSVAKAMKAKKLLFTHFSQRYPHFPDIKNMNDMPVAEYCFAFDGTILSWNNFGKQMASIPTLKKLFPINATEEDEENEEKKAEQIVQDDE